The sequence TTTATTctatttgttttgccaaatcacaaCGGACGGATATTGCGTCAATAACACGTGCAAATTATCAAaatagtgtttatttttgggaaatttcagCGCGCTTCTCCCATTTTATGATGAGGCCCATTCCTAGATGAACGGTTATGCCAACAAACACAATTGtagaatttgggacgataccaaaacacatgagatccaagagcgtacAATGCGTTTCGAAAAAGTCACTATTTGGTGCGGATTTTCTGCTGATGGCGACCaacttcaggttctagttcaggttttttttccgattctaggtcaggttctagttcaggttttaggtcagattctagttcaggttttaggccaagttttagttcatgttctagtttaggttcttgttcaggttctcgttcaatttctagttcaggttctaactcagattctagttcaggttctagttcaggttttagttaaGGTTCCAGTTTAGGTTCTAATTTAGGTTCTCGTTTAGGTTCTCGTTCatttttagttcaggttctacttcagttTGCGGCTcaaattctagttcaggttctagtagATTttgtagttcaggttttaggtcaggttttagttcatgttctagtgtaggttcttgttcaggttcACGTTAattttctagttcaggttttagttcaggttctaatttagGTTCTCGTTTAGGTTCTCGTTcattttctagttcaggttctacttcagttttcagctcagattctagttcaggttctagttcattttgtagttcaggttttaggtcaggttttagttcatgttctagtgtaggttcttgttcaggttctcGTTCAttttctacttcaggttctagttcaggttctagctcagattctagttcaggttctagttcatgttctagttcaggttctagttcaggttttagttcaggttctcgtTTAGGTTCTCGTTcattttctagttcaggttctagttcagtttttagctcagattctagttcaggttctagttcaggttctaattcatcttctagttctggttctagttcaggttctaattcaggttcaagttcaggttttagatcagattctagttcaggttccagttcagattCCAGTTCTGATTATAGTTCAGATTCttgtttaggttctagttcaggttttagttcagatTCTTGGTCACGTTCTAATTCAGGGTTGAGATCAAATTCTAGTTCATGTTTTAGTTCTGTTTCTAGTCCAGGTTCTAGTTAAGTTTCtagtttatgtttttgttctcgttcaggttgtagttcatgttctagttctgGTTACACTTCAGGTTTTATAccaggttctacttcaggttttTTTCGATTCTAGTTCACGTTCTAGGTcacgttctagttcaggttctagctcagattctagttcaggttatagttcaagttctagttcaagttcaggttttagttcaggttctagtttaggttctagttcatttTGTAGTTCAGATTTTAGGtcaggttttagttcatgttctagtgtaggttcttgttcaggttctcgttcattttctagttcaggttctacttcagttttcagctcagattctagttcaggttctagcacagattctagttcaggttctagttctagttcatgttctagttcattttctagttcaggttttaggtcaggttttatttcatgttctagtttaggttcatGTTCAGGTTCTCGTTcattttctagttcaggttctagttcaggatctagttcagattttagttcaggttttagttcaggttctagtttaggttctcgTTTATGTTCTCGTTcattttctagttcaggttctagttcagtttttagctcagattctagttctggttctagttcaggttctagttcaggttctagttcaggttctacttcaggttctagttcaggttctagtccaggttctaatgcaggttcaagttcaggttttagtttatgttctagttcaggttcgaatttaggttctagttcaggttttagttcaggttctagttcaggttttagttcaggttccagttcagacTCCAGTTCAGATTCCAGAACTATAACCAGAGTTCAGCttgtagttcaggttctagttcagattctagttccggttttagttcaggttctagttcagattctttttcaggttctagttcaggttttagttcaggttctagttcaggttctagttcagtttctagtttaggttcttgTTCTCGTTCAGGTTGTAGTTCAGGTTATACTTCAGGTTTTATACCAGCCTCTAGTTCAGTTTTTTTCCGATTCTAGTTAAGGTTCTAGGTCacattctagttcaggttttaggacaggttttagttcatgttctagttcatgttctacattagttcgttttcttgttatAATTAAACTAGGTTCCAGTTAAGCTCTTAGTTCTCTTTCCAGTTCAGATAATAGTTAAGTTTCTAGTTCAGTATTTAGTCCTGCATCTAGCTCGTGTTATAAGTCTTGTTCTTGTTCAGTttctagtttattttttttagttcagcTGCTAGTTGTGTTTCTTGTTTAGCTTttacttcaggttctagttctagttaaGGTTTAGGTTTTTGTTCACTTCTATTTCATATTCCTGATCAGGATCTAGTTCATATAAAAGTTTAGCCTCTGGTTTATGTTTAGATTGTTGTTTTGTTCTAGTTTTAGTTCAAGTTCATGTTCCAGCTTCAAGTTCAAGCTCCTgatctagttcagtttctagttgaagtttttttttcaggaTTAAGTTCAAGTTCTGGTTCAAGGCCTAATTTAGTTTCTTTTTCAGTTTCTAGTATAAATTCGAGTTCAGTTTCTATTTCATTTTTCCATAATCCCTAATCGCtcctcatatttaaatatattccaCAATTTG comes from Calliphora vicina chromosome 2, idCalVici1.1, whole genome shotgun sequence and encodes:
- the LOC135950872 gene encoding secreted protein C-like; translation: MNGYANKHNCRIWDDTKTHEIQERTMRFEKVTICSGSSSVFSSDSSSGSSSGSNSSSSSGSSSGSNSGSSSGFRSDSSSGSSSDSSSSSDSSSGYSSSSSSSSDSSSGSSTDSSSGSSSSSCSSSFSSSGSSSVFSSDSSSGSSSGSSSGSSSGSTSGSSSGSSPGSNAGSSSGFSLCSSSGSNLGSSSGFSSGSSSGFSSGSSSDSSSSSDSSSGFSSGSSSDSFSGSSSGFSSGSSSV